The nucleotide sequence GGTATCGCACAAGAAAGTGCTTTTTCCCGTGGAAGAACTACCAGAGGAAGTGCTCCCATTGCTATCAGTCGGCAACGTAGGTCCAGTACTTGATGTCGTGGCCGTACCATCGCCATGTTTAGCGAACCCAATTGCGAGAACAATAATTACCCAAACGATGCACAACAGACTGAGTAGTATGACAAGCTTATTTTCTGGGTAAAGCGCAATGCTCGACTCTTCAAATGTAAAAACAGACTTTTCAGCTTCCTCGACATCGTGTGGAGGTATTGCTGGCGGTGGTTCTACCTTACGTTTGCTTCGCTTAGTGACCGGTGGTGCCGTGGCAGCTGCAACGCCAGTTTCGGAATCTACACCGTTTGAAGCCTTCACCAGCGGGGTTTCATCCGCTGCCTGAGCAGTCAAGGCTGTTACGAAAAATCTGTCAccgctttcttctgctctgGCCCGAAGCGATCCTTCCGTCCGCTCCTCCGCACAACAAGAAAAGGACGCAGGGAGGAAAGATTGATAGCATGATTGCGATTTAGATGCAACATCAGTGAGGCTACGAGATGTTTCTCTTTCTGGTTCAAACGCAATTCTCGGCGTTCCATCTGTACTGCTGCGAATGGTTGGAAGAGAACGGCTACGCAACGATTTAGTCTGCGACATTTCACCAGCATTTGGTAGTGACATCATAGACCTTAGGTATCGCGTTGACCAAAGGAACCGGTGATCTAAAGGATAGCTGCCCGTCTTTTCCACTTGTTTCGTGGGGCTTCCTGTTGTTGCATCGATGGCTTGCAGGCTTGTCTGGGATGGGGTGTCCACCTTGCTGGAGCGCTCATTTCTCTCTACAGATCCAGAGCTTTCGATAATAATTTTGGACAACATTTCCACCCTTGCATTTGACGGCATCGATGGTAGGCTCTTGGTAAGGCAATCGAAGATAATTTCATGATTAGAACGATTAACAGGAATGCTTGATTCATTCGCACCCACGTTTCCCTCAAGTGATCCCGCTGCATGGTCCTCCACTTGTGACTGCTTCTGGTGCAGGGACTGCGTACTGAACGAGAGTGGTTCGAGCACCGTCGAACACGGCGAGATGACGGCAAACTCAGAAGTAGACGCCTGCGGCGGCTTGGAAGGACCGCCAAGCAGCGTTGGCGTCACGGACCACACTACGGATCTGCAAGGTGCTTCATTTTCTCTGGTTGACGCACGTGCCTGTAGCTGTCGTTTTTCTTGAGCAGGGCTGCGTTGTCCACGCTTAGGTACTGAAGAAGGCTTCTTGGCTATATCTTCACGCGCCGCGGCTGGTTTCTTGAAACGTCGCAAGATTTGTGCCTTTTTCATTATTGTTTCTGCCTCTTGTTTTGCCTTCTCTTTTCTTGTGACTTCATCTTGGTACTCCTTTTGGACATCAGCACGAACTTTTTCGCTTATAAGCTCTTCCAACAGTCCGTCGATTTCTCCGTCTTGCGGTTGGTTGACCTTACGCATGTCGTAATAACGCGGGTCTTGAACTTGTACCGGAGCAGGAGCAGGAGCAACGATTTCAGGAGACATGGGCGCCCAGTAGAGGTCTTCGTTGTAGTCCACTCCACAACTTGAAGCCCATGATGTAGGCGGAGGGGAGTGGTGGCATGGTGGGACGTCATGGACAATAGGCGACATGTTGAGGATTGAGTGCTGACATTGGATAGTTTCATGAGATATTGATGATTCACTGGGAACACAGTGGTAGTGCTGCAGTGTATCGTGGGTCACAAGAGGTGACACGCAACGATGACACCGCAGAATGTCCTGTCTTTCGGACTGTGCGCTCTGAACGTGTACGTGTGACAACACATTACTCTGTGGTGTATGTCGTTCCTTACGCATGCGCCGTAACATGGCAATGACTCGGCTGATAAGAGGCGTCGGAAGAGGGGCACCTTGCACGAGGTTGTCGGTAGAGCGGCGTATTTGACGGGTAGTAGTAGTTCTTGCAGGCGACAACGAAGCACGCATCTGGGGCTTCGCTTTGTCATACCTGGTTGATGTCAGTCGTGATGCAAGCTTGATGTCCTCGTTGTCAATCGTAAAGTTTTCGTCATCCCAGTCGTCGGGTGGTGAACGTGGACTTCTGGGAACGGCCTTTTCCCGGCATGGAATAGGGCGCTGGAACGGACGCTCCATTTCAGTTAACGAGTCGTCATGCATCAGGTATTCATCACATTCGTATGTCTCGGGAGCACTTCTCTCGAAAGTttgcttttctcgttgtcgtgGCTGTGCCGACGGTAATGGTTCCCACATGACGCGTACATTCATCGGGCCCCGTCCAGCCACCTGACCACCATATTTGGCTCCACTGCTAGGTGGGGCACGACTTGCAAGTGCATCTCTTCCTGCTGAAGGCTCCAGTTCACTACCGTTTGAGTCTGCCGTGCCATCTTTATATTTACGCTTCGCCATGGGCTTCTCACTGGATGTCGCTCCCCGACCGTAACTATCGGAAGCGCGCCGTGCAACCTGTCCTGTCCGCATAAGCGCCCTCTGTCGCTGTGCGTATCTTTTGGCGTATTTTTCATCCTCTTCGGTAAGATCGGCACCGCTGTCTCTTTCATCGTATGGAGAGTTGTCCCAGGCATCCCAGTCACGTTCTTCGTCGTACAGATCTCGAGATCCGTAGCCCCGACGTCTTCTCTGCGGTGCAGGTTCAAAGGAGTCCGTGTCGTTCTGACTGTACCTTCGAACAAGCCGCTTCCTGGAGAATACCTTTTGGGCTGCCCTAAATCCTTCGCGATCAACGAAAGGTTCGTAGTACTCCTCGGAGAGCTCTTCCTCTTCTAGGAGTGGTGGAGTGTCAACAAAGTATCCTACGTAATCACGCCAGTCTCTCCACGCCGATTGCCGGGCTCGTTCGTCGAATTCCACCGAACGTTTATGGGCTGATACAGTGCCTTTCACCGTGCCTTTATTTTTCCGGACCAGCGCTTTCGTTTCAGCTTTCGCTTGGTCCTCTGCCTTCGATACGCCGCCTCGACCTTTCTTCAGTTGTGGTTGTCGAGAGCGACGTAATGCGGGCTTCAGAGCTCGTGACGGTTCTTCGGCGTCTGTAGTGATGTCCTCAGTTGAGACAGCGGCATCTACGACTAGCTTATGGTTGTCAGGTGGCCATGCGTCCTCGGTGGCTTCGTCGATATCTGTCGATGTCGCTTCATTCACACCGGGAGAAAGTAGTACGTCGTCCTCGCTGGAGATTGGTTGATCAGGCTTGATTGACATTGTCCGGTCGACCGGCGTTTCACTACCTGGTTCCGTACCAGCAGTGGCAGCGGTACCCTTGAGTCCTGGAGATGCTACATCTGCGGGGCCGCTGGTCGCTTCACCTAATTGGCCCCGTTTCAGAGGCAGTAGTGGAGGCAGGCAAAGTTGCCGATGGTACAGATGGTTCTTTTGTACTCtcttctttcgcaggagctggACCAGAAGCCACCTCTGGTTTTGTCGGTTTCTTGACAACTGTACCTACCTTATCCTTTACGGGAACAACGCTTTGTTTCGTGACCGTCTGTTTTGTAGCTTTAGTCTCCGCCTTTGTAATAGTGATTGCCTTTTGTGGTTGCGGTTTGCTCTCCATAGCAAGCGAAGGCACCGCTTGCTTTCCTTTCGCCGTGGTCTCCTGTACGTCTTTTTTCACCGGTGTTGTCTTCACCTGTGTTGTCTTCGCCGGGGATGAAGCCTCGGTTTTGCCTGTTTTGCTGGTTGGGGCTGATACCCGTGGTATGGGGACTACACCTGTCTCTCGCTTCTTCTTTTGATCTTTCTCGGATGTTGCAACTAGTTTAGTCCCGCCTTTCCGTTCAGTCGCCTTCCTCGCGGCGAGCTTTGAAGCCGGTGAAGTCGTACCTTTTTTGACCGCATCTTTTCCTGCCGGTTTCTTTGCCCTTACGCTTGGTTTCGATGTAGTTGCGCCTGCTTTCCTTCCTTGCACACCTGCAGGTCTAGCTGACGTTTTCTTACGCTTCATTGTAAATGTCTTTGCCGCATCTCCTGCCTTCTCGATGTCCGCCTTTGTTATCTTTTTCTGAGTTTCCTCGAGGCTTCCGCTGTAACCCTCCTTGAGTTGTTCATCTATCTGTAACTCAGCCTCAGATGCCCCTGAAATTCCTGTGTCGTCCGACGCTGCAATTGATTTTTTCTTTGCCTTGTGCTTCAACGCTTTGACCATGACTCCCTTCCGCTTTCCTCGTGGTGCGGGGCGTCCCCTCTGGGCTCTGGAGCCTCGATTCATGTCAAAGACAGGGGAATGCCTTGTATTGCTCACAGTTGCTTGGAAGTTATACTGCTGCACTGTTGCTTCCGACGTATCTGATCGTTCTGGAATCACTGCCTGCAGGCAAGCACGCGCGCTCGTTGCTTTGTGCAAGTTCGTGCCATGGCCACTATGGTCGCTGCTGTGTGTTACTAGGGTGTCTGagtactagctccctctgtgagggagctagtattgggCGGCCTATGTGTTACATAGTtcacggaaaaaaaaaagaactgcccGCCTCGGCCTGCTTTACACTGATGCGTGTATAGTTTTCCTATACATACTTAACCCTAGGGCTTTTGTATGCCACGAGTCATGGCCTCCTCCCTTTGCGGATCAAGGCCAATAcacgaggaggaggaagaagcaGAATTCGAATTGCAACGGCATCCACTTTTGACGTCGAAGAAGAAGACGACCACATCAAGGCGCACAGCATCTTCTGTCCGTAGCTGCCACTAGACTGCACGTCTTAATCCATACAGTTTCCGCCGGACCGAGAGGAAGAACATGCAGAGATACGTGAGTTTTGAAGAATAAGTTTTCGTTTGCCCAAAGTGCATCCTACCCCCTAATGGAATTCATTGAGTAATCGCGAATGCCATTGCTACTCTGCCACTTTGAACGTCCCAGGGGAGCgcgttacgtcacgacgttccctcgttctccgatacgctcttttcacgagcCGGGGGTTTTCCAAAGGTGTGCGCTACAGTGGCCTCGCGCGAGTTCTGTAGGTCTTCTGcactcgtcgttctttcgcacgagctcattttattctttGCAGAACAATGCTCAGAAAAAGGAAGGTCTCCTCAATGCTCCATTATGGCCACAAGTTATCCCACACTCCATTGCGCCCTGCCTAACCTCCCTAGCGCAACAGGAAAGTGGTACTTAACGTTACCTGACATTCATcgagaggtggcaaaaacctagtgaaaaaacatagattgagaagttacccgtcaaaaagaactcgttacgagttaagttaccgtgtgaaaaatgtaactaagttaataacgaagttcttcagtctgaaatgtaactcgtagttacggagttacttaaaaaaatagaacgagttacttccaagttacttcggacacaaaatagcactacacaggtgcagcgcgcgtgaacAGTTGAGTCCGACCATGGGTTGCCTGCGGAGGGgtccaacacgcttagatcgttttcgtttatgttcaacaattcgaacgctttgcatcttactccttgTGGGCGCGCAATGGTTCACCTTCATTTCAATGACATTGGTTCTTCTTACTTCCTGAGTAGAATGCTGTCATCGGTTGAATATCAAGTTCTGTGGCacaaaaagccattaaagaaccggagagaaagcaagaaaataagtggacgcgagtgaaaagccaattaaaagtaacttagcttaagttactttggaaaagctacctgaaaaagaaacgagttcctctgaaagtcaccacggcgcaaaagtaccgagttaagttacaagttacaaaaaaaaaaacttagttACAGGAACtctttttaaaaacaaatggcGTTGACCGTATTCTACGTCGTGTAGTTTTTAATTGTAATTCAATgatacgttttctgggacaccctgtgtactGCATCCATACGAAACTATATATGCTGAGTATGCAACAGCTGCCCGCGGGAAAGTACGGCCCTCTTAGCTGGATACATAAGGGCTATTGTCTTTTATGTTCCTCAAGCCCAAGGTCTTCTTGCACTATGCATCCTCACCAGCTAGCCGCCATCCTCTCAGTTATTCCAGCTATACAAAAGCAACGTGAATGCTACGGGTTGTGTCTTGCAGAAAAGCCTGGTGATCTACTGCTACCATCGCCGTGACCAGGGCATGGACCGACACGCGTTCCGGAAGCTGCTCTTCGCTTCTATTCTTTGCCTCATGTTCATGATTTTCGAAGTTGTGGGTAAGTCGATGCTGCTTCAAGTGTGGAGTGCACAGACGAAAGCGTAGTCTCTGAAGCGCCCTCACTCCAGCGGCTATGACCCGAGGTACCCCCTCGTTCCAGGGGGCCTTTTGGCCAACAGCCTAGCTATTGCCACCGATGCGGCCCACCTCCTAGCAGATTTGACTGGCTTTATCATCAGCATGGGAGCTGTCTGGCTATCGAGTAAACCACCCACGCGCAACATGACTTTCGGCTGGTACCGCGCAGGTATATGGAATACTCACTTGAGAAAAATTTTTGGTTGCAACTTTCCTTCTGCATAAACAGAGCGGCGTGGTACTCGTGGTGGACTCTGTGTTCGCTCTGGTATATACTGCACATATATAATGGAGCACGTAATACGTCTACGACCTGTTCCTTTTGTCTTAAGCTGTTCGCTGTGCAATTCCTTCGTGTGGAACCTTACAGAAGTCCTGGGTGCTATGATATCTGTGATGTTCATCTGGGTGGTGACTGGGACTCTGCTCTATTGGGCCATTTTGCGTATCATCAGCGCCAAGACCCACGACATCAATGCCAGCATCATGCTTGCTTCGGCATCCATCGGCATCATTGTTAACATATTGTACGTCCTTCACATGAACTCTCTCTAGTATTCACCGTGGTAATAATTAACCTTGCGCTCGCAGCATGGGTGTAGCGCTGCATGTAGGCGGCGTTGCCCACGGCCACTCCCATGGTCACTCCCATGCTATCTTTCAGCATGGGAGCGGGGCAGACAGCCACCACAGCCACTGCTCCTTGCGGAAATCCCATGAGGGTGACGAGGAATTAGCTGGCGAGGTAGCTGACTCCTCGAAGATCAAGAACGAGGCAGGAGCAGTCCCTGTCGCACCGGTAGCCAAGCAACGACAGAACATCAACGTGCAGGCGGCTATTATTCACGTTATTGGGGACCTCCTTCAAAGTGTCGGAGTCTTTATAGCGGCGCTCGTCATCTATCACAAGGTATGCGGCCATTGTGCTTGAGAGGCAGGGGAACGATGTACCATAGCTGCACCATTCCGGCATCCGATGTTTCTTCAAATTTTATTTATACTTGCATTGGCATAGTCACAAAGCGGCCCCCAAGGTGGCAGAGCCTCAGCTCCAGAAAGGCTCTTACAGATTGTATCGACACTTCTGAATAGTCCTGTACATCACTGCTCTGCTGTGACAGACCTACCCCTTTGAATCTCTCCAGCCAGAGTATGAAGTGGCGGACCCGATGTGCACGTTGATGTTTTCTGTGATCGTGATGTGCACTACGTTACCGATCGCCTTCGAGGCCTTGACGGTGCTGCTGGAAGGGAAGCCTCCCTGCATTGACTTCAAGGAGGTGCTCGAGATGATGACGAAGGAGGAAGGAGTGCGGCAAGTTCACCGACTGCGTATCTGGGCTCTTTCTGTCGAACGACTCATCGTCACTGCGCACATCGTAATCCGTGAGTCGTGTCTTCAGCGTAGCGTAACATCCCGAGCAGCGCAATGCACTGAAAGTACATGAAGGCTGTCTTATCAGTCCTGGAGCCCCTGGAGTAGTGGAGCTACCAAAActgctttggagcgcgcgaactttaaatataaggATAACGGACGCTATAACGATGACGATAAATAAGGATAACGAtaaacgataacgatcgctatgatCTTCTCCTATGCGGTCACGCGTTCAGTACAGTGTGCTGCCTGAGGCtgaacacagacagacagacagacacagaccGGACGGCACCAGTCTCGTATGTGTGTTCTCCCTGTGGCTGAGGGAAATGATACCGACATCGAATATACACCAGTTCGCCTGTACCCTACTTCTCTGTTCTACGTGTTTACATGTAACGGGGGTTCAGCCTAATTGCCGGAAGTAGCATGTCTTGCTGAAGCTTGCCAACGCAGGTACCTACTGTGCAATATAAACTGCACACAATAAAGTAAACTGAAATTTGTACGTCGCTGTGAATCTGACGCAGGAAGGAGACTAATGTGGCTCCACCTTCTGCAATTATTTCGTCTCGGGGTCTACTTTCTAAATAAGCGTTCTGGAATGGAGTGTGTCCTTCCATCTCTTAGCCATTCCACGTTCAAAGCGTTTGTTGTCGCCTGTGTGTTAAAGTAACGCTCACCAGAAACACTGTACAGGAATGACCATGTGGCcttttctgtaggtgtgaaagTAACGCACTTGTGTCGTCCGTTCCCGTCCTAATCGTCCTTTGTCCTTTTACGTTTTCCTGCGTTTCGCATTATGACTGAAACTAAGCTACACAGGGCCCCCTATTTCCAGAGCCCAAGCAAGATGGACTGCGCATCATGGACAGCATATCTCATCGACTGAATGCTGCGTACAACATTTTTGAGCTGACTCTGCAAACGGAAGGATTAAAGGACGACGAGGAAGACATGCCGCAGCCGGACCCACAGTCGCCCAGTTACTCCATGATCGAGGTAGCGCCACCAGCTCCCGAGACACCTCCCAAAGAGAAGGGTAGTTCGAAGGACACTTCGCGCACTATTATTAGTGTGCAAGACCCAGAAGCAGCTACGAAGACACTTTCCCACCTGAAGAAACATCACCACTCGAAAACACCTCCCAAAGTGAAGACTGGTGTGCAAGACTCGGACACGGCTACGCGCACGCCGCTTTAATTAAGGATAACGTGTTGCCGAGTAGCGATATATCTGAAAAATACATCCTACTCTGTTCTCCTTTTGTGTTTATTATATTAGGGTGTGTTGTGCACACTGCTATGTACCGCATCATATACTGTGCTACTTTCTAGCTATGCAAGAAACCCCTTATGTATGTTTGGTAGTGAGTGTATGTGTAGTGTGTTTGAGGTCTATCTGCTGCCAG is from Ornithodoros turicata isolate Travis chromosome 8, ASM3712646v1, whole genome shotgun sequence and encodes:
- the LOC135367603 gene encoding uncharacterized protein LOC135367603, which encodes MNRGSRAQRGRPAPRGKRKGVMVKALKHKAKKKSIAASDDTGISGASEAELQIDEQLKEGYSGSLEETQKKITKADIEKAGDAAKTFTMKRKKTSARPAGVQGRKAGATTSKPSVRAKKPAGKDAVKKGTTSPASKLAARKATERKGGTKLVATSEKDQKKKRETGVVPIPRVSAPTSKTGKTEASSPAKTTQVKTTPVKKDVQETTAKGKQAVPSLAMESKPQPQKAITITKAETKATKQTVTKQSVVPVKDKVGTVVKKPTKPEVASGPAPAKEESTKEPSVPSATLPASTTASETGPIR
- the LOC135367249 gene encoding proton-coupled zinc antiporter SLC30A2-like; protein product: MQRYKSLVIYCYHRRDQGMDRHAFRKLLFASILCLMFMIFEVVGGLLANSLAIATDAAHLLADLTGFIISMGAVWLSSKPPTRNMTFGWYRAEVLGAMISVMFIWVVTGTLLYWAILRIISAKTHDINASIMLASASIGIIVNIFMGVALHVGGVAHGHSHGHSHAIFQHGSGADSHHSHCSLRKSHEGDEELAGEVADSSKIKNEAGAVPVAPVAKQRQNINVQAAIIHVIGDLLQSVGVFIAALVIYHKPEYEVADPMCTLMFSVIVMCTTLPIAFEALTVLLEGKPPCIDFKEVLEMMTKEEGVRQVHRLRIWALSVERLIVTAHIVIQPKQDGLRIMDSISHRLNAAYNIFELTLQTEGLKDDEEDMPQPDPQSPSYSMIEVAPPAPETPPKEKGSSKDTSRTIISVQDPEAATKTLSHLKKHHHSKTPPKVKTGVQDSDTATRTPL